The Raphanus sativus cultivar WK10039 chromosome 2, ASM80110v3, whole genome shotgun sequence DNA segment GtggtataaaacaaaaaaaaaagttaccttTGGGAAAAGGTATACTATAAAACCATGAGTAAATAAATGATACacaagataataataaaaattgttgcaAGCCAATTAATGTAATCCACCTATAGTTTTTCCCAAGTAGCTAGCTCTTAATCCATTTAAACCAAAGAACCAAGAACAGGCTCAACTCTAATGATACAAACAACTAACCAGTATGCTTTAATACCGATGTCTAGGGCCTtgatcatgatgatgatgatgactcccACCTCCTCTACGGTTGCGGTCACCACCTTGCTGACGATGATGCTGACCACTATACCCTCCTCGCTGGTTATAATGCTCCTCACCACCATCccaatgttgttgttgttgttgttggcgTTGATTGTAACCACCAGAataccctcctcctcctctgttGTCACGGTGGTGGTGACCTCCTCGTGACTGCTGCACCGGGTAAGGATCTGATGGGAATCTCCCACTGGTTCCACGAGGTTGGTACCCACCTCGGCTTTGATACGGCGGAGCTTGTCTCGACTGTGGTGGAGCATAGTCTTGCACACCGTGTGGAGCAGCATTGTAGCCACCATATTGGTAAGGAACCGGTGGAACATACGGAGGTTGATTGTAAGCGTGACCATGATGATGATGCTGGGTATGTGCATCTGCTGTTCTGTTATGCAAGCTGTTGGTGACAAGACGATGTGCTGCGTCTCCTAGGTGCCTTCCAGATAAACTTCCAGGTGGGTTTTGCctacaagaaaaataattaacaattttagctaaataaataaacaacacAACTAGAAATAATATTTGGTTCAATGAGTTTAATTACCTTCCatgattattgttattattataatgATTATTGTTGTTATTATAATggttattgttattattatgcATTGGTCTCCTTCCATTGTCCTCATGCCAAAGAGCAGGTGGGGGTTTCAAGTCACCAATGTTCACAATCTGaaaaagacagagagagaaaaCAAACCAACTTAAAGCTAACCATTAGACATAAGTAGAGACAAAGAGACATAATGGTATATCATTTGTATGAACCTTCTTAGGGAAGATGACACCAGGAGGAGGTCTGGTTATGTGGCTATGTGCATCCGGAAGTCTGTAAATGCAACATCTGAGACAAGCAAAGACAAACAAATCAgtttctaatgtttttttttttaataaagaaaactaGGTCTGTAATAATCTCACATGACTTGGTTAGCCAAGATGTCCTCCATACCCTCCATTGGGGACCTGAATATAGGAGGGTGAGTCTCCCCTGAACACGGGGTCAAGTAGCCGTTCATACCATCACTGCAAGTTTAGTATTAACACACCATCAGGAAACAAAAGTTGCAAAGTTTTGTAGAAAATCAAACTAACCAGCTGACTAAAATTCATTCATACCTGAGCTCAGGTTTGATCTGAACCTTAAGGTCTACTCTCTCCCTGGCACTCAGTTGCCGACAATGGTTGTCAAGAGAAAAGATGAGCTCAGCAAGGCGATGAGACGTTGCTATGAAAAGCATGTCACACATCCTGCTGTTTCTACGCTTCTCTTCATCCTGTTGCAGAttgagaagaagacaaaaagaaaacacactTTAGAAACCTCCATCCTTtttgaaaacacacacacatccTGATCTGAAGATTGTGTTGGCAAACAAACATACCGTCAATGTGAACTCCACTTCGGAAACAGCCTCTAGAAGGCGTCTTTCATCAATGAAAGGCAGCTTAGCAATACCCTTTAGAGGGAAAACAAGGTGAAAATTTCAATAAATGAGGAAGGGACTGAAACAGAAAAAGACAGATAGATTTGATTACCTGCCAGGAGTAACGCTTCCCATTCATGTCAACTTCAAAATCTGGACAAAAAGAATAGAAAGAGAGTTAACACTTATAACACTTAGTGAAACTAATGATGAAAGAAAGCAAGTACCAGTTGGGTAGAAATCAATGATGGGTGAGTTAGGATCTGTCATCAAGGTCCTATAGCGCTCTGGAAGAGCATGCGCACTGACCAAATGAAAGTACTAATAATTAAAGACAAACCatacaaagaaaacaagaacgtataagaaaaaaaaagaaaagagtattGTTTCCCAACCTTGCAGCTGGGAACACCCCAAGGAGTTGGTTGAAAGGCTTAAATGGAGTTCCTAACTCAAACTTAATATCCAGCGCTCCCAGATCCTTTAGATCAGATGCAAACGGTGCATAATGGTAAGGATAAAACCTGTAACATCAGTACAGATAAAGATAAGCAAGTAATAAGAATCTAATCCAAACACAAGTGTTGGGAACTCACTCACCACTGCCAGGAGCAAACACCTTCTATGTAGTAATGCATGACCCAACAAAGGCCTTCTATGTACTTCAGGACCTGCACACAGACAAAATTAGAACTTTTAAGATAACTTCTCCAGATAAACTTTGAAGTAACATATCGTTCTCTCAAACTCACAACATCCTTTCGTAGTTTCTCCATCTCTTCAATGGTTGAAACTGAGAACTTCTCTTCAtaatatctctctctccatcCAGGTTCCCCAAGCTTCACCTTATCCTCTTCATGAGTATCAGAGTTAAAAGCATCTGATTTCTCACGGATCAACTCCTTGAGCTTTGTTTTTAGTTCTTCCTTGTTCTCGTTCTCCTGAAAATAAGCACACTTTAGAATATGATTGTTCACAtctacagagagagagagagaggaatgCAATGCATACGTCAGGTTCAAGACTGTTCTCAACGTCGACAAGAGCAGCACCAATACTGGAACCTGAAGAAGACAGACGTCTAGCTTTCTGATGAGGAGCAGCATCACTAGACTGAAACGGTGATGGAGCAGGAGCCGAGGCGAGTCGAGAACCGGTGAATCTTTCAACAGGGACAAGAGACTCTGGTTGGAAAGTGGGAGCTGCATCGTCCATTCTTCTTTTCCGTGCTTTATCTCCTTTTATTCTTTCAGCTTGTCTCTGAGATATAAAAAATGAaccatcaatataaatattactaaCCGAAAGAATTGTATTTCTTCTTTAGAAAGATGATGTTTTGTTACCTGATGTAACCTGGTTCTTTTCTGAAATATCTGGTCTTCGAATGATCCTATAGCTTGAATGAACTGTTCTACCCTCTTCAAATTTGGCTGCAAGAGGATTAAAGGGAAAGATCAAATCAAAACCAATGTCATGTAAGAACATGCATTTGAGTAATTCTGCTAGCTAGTCTAGTAGGAACCTACCGAATCGAACCAAAATGTTCGGTTTTTGGTTCAGTTCGGTAAGTTACAAAAAGAATCGGTGTTGGGTTTTGGTTATCGTTTTCCTTTTTGAAAAAACCAAAGTTCCAAACCGAACTAActaatccgaaccgaaataacCAAACTTAACCAAAAGTAATATCTAAACTTACCAATTTAAACCGAAATTTACTGGACTCAAAAAGTTACTGAATTGGCAAGTTTTTGGCCAAACCCAACTAACCGAATCCAAACTTTTTCTGTTCAATTTCGCGAGTGTTCAGCCAAATCGAACTAACCGAATTTCCGAACCGGATTTTTCCGTTCAATTTCGCGAGTTTTCAGCTAAACCAAACTAACCGAATTCCGAACCTTTTCAATTTGACTTCTCGGCCAAATTCAACagaccgaatccgaaccgaaaataaccgaatagGAACTGGACTTTTTCGAACTAACCCAACAAGAACCAAACTTTTTCGGTTCAATTTCCCGAGTTTTCAGCTAAACCCAACGAATTCCAAAACTTTTCAATTTGAGTTCTCGGCCAAACCGAACTAACCGAATAGGATCCGAGCTAACTAAATCCGAACTTTTTCGGTTCAATTTCTCTAGTTTTCGGCCAAACCGAACTAGCAGAAGTCGGAACCTTTTCAATTTATCGAGTTTTCGGCCAAAACCGAACTAATCAAACTTTTTCGGTTCAATTTGGCGAGTCCATGGCCAAAACGAACTAACCAAATTCTGAACCGAAAGACCGAAACCGCAAGCCTATCAAGTCTGATATCAAAGTGAGAGAATAAGCACCTTGCAACCATCAGTTAAATAACCGTCAAATGACCTAAACTCCTTCTTGTAAACAGCCATAAGCAAGTTGATAGCCCCCTGCAGATATgaataattatatgttttcattaaataatatttttctaaatgctaacaaatttatttaatcaaacacaaacacaaacctCTCGAATCTCCAGAGTTGGCATATGCGGCAAGAAATCGTTGCCAACAAAGAAACATATGAAGATGAAATCATCAACAATCCGCTCCAGGTCAACCTCGAACGGCGGGTTCGGTATCCTCATTTCATACTCCAAGTACTCCCTCAGTATCCATATATGAAGAAACTGACcccaaacaaaagaaaaacaacaaagaCAATGAGTAACTGACAAAAACATAAACTACAGTAACTGAACTCGGTCTTAAAAATCCCAACCTGATATGGCTTTTTGACAAAACCATCGCCCTTCTCATCAAACTCACCCGCCCTCTTCTTCGCTTTCCCTTCGCAATCCGCAGCCATGTGGCCCATCTGACCACACAAGAAGCACTTGTCCTGCTGTCCAGGAGTGAACACCACCTCTCTAAGAATTGAGAAATGAACTTCATGTGTCGCCAACCCCAACATGATCAGGTCAGCGTCCAGTCCGTACAAGCAGTGCCGAGTGTTGGGGTCAAAACCAGGGAGGTTTCTTTGAAGACGGATGTAGGACATGATCTTATGCTCCCCTTCCCCTGGAACGTTTGCGTCCGAGAGGATGACCTTGATGTTTTTCCATCCAACGTCGTGGTTGAGCCTGAGGTGGACGTAGTACTGGAGGGCGATGGAGAGGACGCCCATGAACTCTGTTCCTGGTGTGATGACGTTGGAATCGAAGACTTGGGAGTTGATTTTGGGTGGGAGTTTTCTTCCCTCCCTCTCGAACTCCTCTCTCAGCTTTTCTTCTTCAGCAGCCTGTTAAGATTTGATTAACAAAATCAAGAACACCAAAAGACATGAAGAACAATTCTAGTGAGGGAGCATAGAGGAGTGGTACATACAGCATCGGAAGCATCTTTAGCAGATCTAAACCGTCTAGATCGTTGTTGATTCATTTTAGCTCTTGGAGCAACACCATCTAATACCAAAACACACATCATAATCAAACAAAGCTACTAAATTTAAGTTTGcagatttaaaagaaaaaacaaatcttcCAGACTTACCAATAGCCATGAATAGTAGCTTCCTCGGCCTCACCATCACAAAAAGCCTATCGATATAGTCAAACATGCACTGAAACACCTCCTCAAAGGTAGTCGGAGACGGCTGCAAACGAAAACATGCCCATCAGGCTAAGAAAGATTCAAACTCAACAACTATAAACCATCACCAAACTAAGAACCGTTTAATCAATGTAATGTCTCTATATaaagttttcaactttataaTCTGTAACAACCACCAAACACCATAACCAGGCTTAAAATAAGTCAGAACCAACAACTATAACTAACACGAAAACACCCTAACCGTTCAATCAATGAGGCAGTatgaaaattgaaaactttATAATCTGTAACAATCACACAAAAACCATAATTAAGCTAAGAGGAGTCAAAACCAACAACTATAACTAACTCCAAAACATCCTAACCGTTTTAATCAATGAAGTtgaaaactttatattataatCTGTAACAATCACACAGACACCATATTCTACTGCTATATCGATATAGTCAAACATACACTGAAACACCTCCTCAAATGTAGTCGGAGACGGCTGCAAACGAATAACATACACATTAAGCTAAGAAAGATTCAAACTCAACAACTATAAACTCTCACCAAACTAAGAACCGTTTTAATCAATCAAGTTAAAAACTTTATAatgtctttatatataaagttcaCAACTTTATAATCAGTAACAATAACACAAACACCATAATTAAGCTAAGAGGAGTCAAAATCAACAACTATAACTAACACCAATACACCCTAACCGTTTAATCAATGAAGCAGAATCAAAGTTGTAAGCTTTATAATGTCTCTAATATAAAGTTAATAATCTGTAACATATCACTCAAACTTTATAATGTCTCTAATATaaagttttcaactttataaTTGAAGGATCGAAAAAACAAAACGTTACCCTGTCTTCGGGGTGGAAGCAAGGATGGATGATACCGTTCATGTCAAGGTAAAGATTGTCGTATTCGAGATTGTTAGGGTTAGGTTTACTGGTGTCCACCGGGATCTTGATCCCCTCGATCTCAACGGGCTCTTCCTCGACGACGTCTGATATTATCAACGGATACTTCTCCGCTAACCACCGGTAAAACGCCGGTACACCCATTCTTCAACGATCAACGAGAACGAAGAGACCTAAGGAGAGAGAGTGTTTGCTTGAATCGACGGTTTTGTTTGCCGGCGGCGGGTAAGGTCTCAGAAGAGCGtgttaactgttttttttttttttcctttttttggaaGGAAGGAATCGGATATTCGGATAATTCGTTGGGCTTAAGACAAAACAGAATCTGATGTCAAAAACGGCGTGTTGGTTTGGGCTTTTGTAATAGATGGAGATAACTTATACAGAGGCTCTAGCCCatcaaaagaattaaaaaaaccTCCGTTGCCGGTATTCGAACCCGGGTCTCTCGGGTGAGAGCCGAGTATCCTGACCAGCTAGACTACAACGGATTTGTGAAAATTCTAACTAAAATCATCTTAATCGGACAATACACGTCAATCGGTTGCCGTAATAAGTTGTTTAGGCGACCATCCAGTGACTGACACAAATTGGCAGAACTATTCAAGCCCTCACGTATAGTGTTATAGCTCATAAACGAACAATACACATTGTTCCTTCCTTCGACGACAATAAACATTATATAACGGTACACAGAAGGTTGGTACTGAGTCctgatatttataatttaatttgattaaaatggTATTGACCCTAGATAGCATGATGTTATTGATGATGTTGTTGTTTTCCCTTGGATTACTATGTGGAATcaatttctatatattatatacaacaTGTTAAGACTTATGCCATGTGAATAGGAATATACGATCAATCTCATCTAAATATGGTAAACTTATATATTCCCTTTGGAATTGTTATGTTGGATGTGGAATTTTTATATGGCTAAACGTTGCATGGAGTTTAAATCAAAGAAATgcccttttcaaaaaaaatgaagaagaagaagaagatttaatCAAAGAAGAAACCTTTTTACTACTTTGGGATAACCCAGTCTGGTGCAAACCCAACTATTCTAATTTGACAACATGTTTTAGAATAAATGATTGAAAGCGACGCCAAAAATAGCAACACGAATACATTCATTTGACATTATATTGTATACTGACATGACATTATACTtacatgaaatatttttttttttgtcacgaacttacatgaaatatataaacttaaaatgtaatgatttatatttggtaCATGTTTCGACATAGTGTAAACATGCATTTATGTACCACTTAATGAGAATAGTATTTGACTATTTCATACAcaaattcaaattaattttaatattaacgttttttcattttttctaacACGTTTTTATTTATACACATGAAGATTTGACATAGGTTAAGTTAACTCGTTTTTATTAATGGTAGTCAACTAAACTCTGTTTCAAAATGTTAGTCAGCTTTTACATCATCGAAAATTTAACCTTGTcaagttttcaattttcaaaattgaaaacaaaagagtgttatattaattattttggaGTAGATTAAGCATAACTAATTTGATGGCGGGAGTTACTGTATGCTTATCAACGTCTTAACTTTTATATTGACTTTTTCATCCATGACTTGTACAAACCACATCTCCTGTACCGTGTAATATGTACCAGACAAGCTAGAAAAGAAATGTATAAAAAGCCAATCACCCGTGA contains these protein-coding regions:
- the LOC108834345 gene encoding 5'-3' exoribonuclease 3; the encoded protein is MGVPAFYRWLAEKYPLIISDVVEEEPVEIEGIKIPVDTSKPNPNNLEYDNLYLDMNGIIHPCFHPEDRPSPTTFEEVFQCMFDYIDRLFVMVRPRKLLFMAIDGVAPRAKMNQQRSRRFRSAKDASDAAAEEEKLREEFEREGRKLPPKINSQVFDSNVITPGTEFMGVLSIALQYYVHLRLNHDVGWKNIKVILSDANVPGEGEHKIMSYIRLQRNLPGFDPNTRHCLYGLDADLIMLGLATHEVHFSILREVVFTPGQQDKCFLCGQMGHMAADCEGKAKKRAGEFDEKGDGFVKKPYQFLHIWILREYLEYEMRIPNPPFEVDLERIVDDFIFICFFVGNDFLPHMPTLEIREGAINLLMAVYKKEFRSFDGYLTDGCKPNLKRVEQFIQAIGSFEDQIFQKRTRLHQRQAERIKGDKARKRRMDDAAPTFQPESLVPVERFTGSRLASAPAPSPFQSSDAAPHQKARRLSSSGSSIGAALVDVENSLEPDENENKEELKTKLKELIREKSDAFNSDTHEEDKVKLGEPGWRERYYEEKFSVSTIEEMEKLRKDVVLKYIEGLCWVMHYYIEGVCSWQWFYPYHYAPFASDLKDLGALDIKFELGTPFKPFNQLLGVFPAASAHALPERYRTLMTDPNSPIIDFYPTDFEVDMNGKRYSWQGIAKLPFIDERRLLEAVSEVEFTLTDEEKRRNSRMCDMLFIATSHRLAELIFSLDNHCRQLSARERVDLKVQIKPELSDGMNGYLTPCSGETHPPIFRSPMEGMEDILANQVICCIYRLPDAHSHITRPPPGVIFPKKIVNIGDLKPPPALWHEDNGRRPMHNNNNNHYNNNNNHYNNNNNHGRQNPPGSLSGRHLGDAAHRLVTNSLHNRTADAHTQHHHHGHAYNQPPYVPPVPYQYGGYNAAPHGVQDYAPPQSRQAPPYQSRGGYQPRGTSGRFPSDPYPVQQSRGGHHHRDNRGGGGYSGGYNQRQQQQQQHWDGGEEHYNQRGGYSGQHHRQQGGDRNRRGGGSHHHHHDQGPRHRY